One region of Quercus lobata isolate SW786 chromosome 2, ValleyOak3.0 Primary Assembly, whole genome shotgun sequence genomic DNA includes:
- the LOC115978069 gene encoding uncharacterized protein LOC115978069 yields MASMQCYKPTYETCQQKCHESSHGGHKVPDMGSWGMKANHHGGYGYGMANNETYRHDQTHAYYPDHNMAKTQAQYYGQTHSHYPEHTMSKTHEAYKYHSQTNGLGRPSDHHAMAHANYGHGQAYGHHASHGMSMACQMKSEKKMKEKHASQGMSMACQMKSEKKMKEKGSEYKKEKMSYKKKSKSSRRSCNDSDGSSGSDSD; encoded by the coding sequence ATGGCCTCAATGCAGTGCTACAAGCCCACATACGAAACTTGCCAGCAAAAATGCCATGAAAGCTCTCATGGCGGGCACAAGGTGCCTGATATGGGTAGCTGGGGAATGAAAGCAAATCACCATGGAGGCTATGGCTATGGGATGGCCAACAACGAGACTTACAGGCATGACCAAACCCATGCCTACTACCCAGACCACAACATGGCTAAAACACAGGCTCAGTATTATGGTCAAACCCACAGCCACTACCCAGAACACACCATGTCCAAAACTCATGAGGCTTATAAGTACCATAGCCAAACCAATGGCCTTGGTCGACCCTCTGACCACCACGCAATGGCCCATGCTAATTACGGCCATGGCCAAGCCTATGGTCATCATGCATCTCATGGTATGAGCATGGCTTGCCAAATGAAATctgagaagaaaatgaaagaaaagcatGCATCTCAAGGCATGAGTATGGCTTGCCAAATGAAGAgtgagaagaaaatgaaagaaaagggGTCTGAGTATAAGAAGGAGAAGATGTCATACAAGAAGAAGTCCAAGTCAAGCAGGAGGAGCTGCAACGATTCTGATGGCAGCAGCggaagtgacagcgattga
- the LOC115978067 gene encoding uncharacterized protein LOC115978067, whose translation MDSMQCYKPSNEICQQKCHENSLGQKVPEIASHTEIQAQYKSQSITPDHTMSKTQTQCYSQTQTKQVDQGLAKAQSTQCMSQTHATNGMTCEGNTKKRGEHKKKERRNLLQKIKDGLSGHSSDSSSSSESDSDNDNCKCEKRKN comes from the exons ATGGACTCAATGCAGTGCTACAAACCCAGCAACGAAATTTGTCAGCAAAAATGCCATGAAAACTCATTGGGCCAAAAGGTGCCTGAGATAGCAAGCCATACTGAGATTCAGGCCCAGTACAAATCCCAGTCCATAACCCCAGACCACACAATGTCCAAAACCCAGACACAGTGCTACAGCCAAACCCAGACCAAGCAAGTGGACCAGGGCCTAGCCAAAGCCCAGAGTACTCAATGCATGAGCCAGACCCATGCAACTAATGGCATGACATGTGAAGGAAACACCAAGAAGAGAGGTGAGcacaagaagaaagagaggaggAACCTTTTACAGAAGATCAAAGATGGCCTCTCTGGTCATAGCAGCgacagcagcagcagcagcgaGAGTGACAGCGACAATGATAACTGCAAATGTGAAAAAAGGAAG AATTAA